In a single window of the Elaeis guineensis isolate ETL-2024a chromosome 8, EG11, whole genome shotgun sequence genome:
- the LOC105050020 gene encoding probable protein phosphatase 2C 66 produces the protein MGSCLSTRSPARSTPADGMLTADRTASFSLSRSRINFKSWKERKRQRRKERKRQRKEKERKRQRKEKEKTGTGVVGSVGVFDRRPAGPGNGELAEDELYDVPGRMFLNGTSEMACLYTQQGKKGTNQDAMIVWENFTSRSDTIFCGVFDGHGPFGHMVAKKVRDCLPLKLCTEWRANVNGHNSPQQNGNLSRSMNSEESTFSGIDDEWGESIDENEKPPEIYIPLKQSFLKAFKLMDKELKLHSTIDCFCSGTTAVTVVKQGQDLIIGNVGDSRAILGTRDEDDNLVAVQLTVDLKPNLPREAARIQQCKGRVFALLDEPEVARIWLPNNDSPGLAMARAFGDFCLKDYGLISVPDISYRHLTSKDEFIVLATDGVWDVLSNKEAVDIVASAPTRASAARALVDCAVRAWRLKFPTSKIDDCAVVCLFLEPPSPSDPSRGSDFENMPTEQAETRVLGSVDEGKEKRHGPVPVGAHTFVSTLEHPCAFRNADEIVPISEEPKVEKVPEICQATRSLADCISTTEEEWSALEGITRVNSLLRLPRFLSGDKRTTIWRKWL, from the exons ATGGGCTCCTGCCTGTCGACGCGGTCGCCAGCGAGGTCGACGCCGGCGGACGGAATGCTGACCGCTGACCGCACCGCCTCCTTTTCTTTGTCCCGGTCGCGGATCAACTTCAAGAGctggaaggagaggaagaggcagaggaggaaggagaggaagcggcagaggaaggagaaggagaggaagaggcagaggaaggagaaggagaagacggGCACAGGTGTTGTTGGTAGTGTAGGGGTGTTTGACCGGCGGCCGGCGGGGCCCGGCAACGGGGAGTTGGCGGAGGACGAGCTCTACGACGTGCCCGGCCGGATGTTTCTGAACGGGACCAGCGAGATGGCTTGTCTGTATACTCAGCAAGGAAAGAAGGGTACTAATCAAGACGCAATGATCGTGTGGGAG AATTTCACTTCAAGAAGTGACACCATATTCTGTGGAGTATTTGATGGTCATGGCCCATTTGGTCATATGGTTGCCAAGAAAGTCAGAGATTGTCTTCCTCTTAAGTTGTGcactgaatggagagctaatgtTAATGGGCACAACAGCCCTCAACAAAATGGTAACTTGTCCAGGAGCATGAATTCTGAAGAATCAACGTTTAGCGGCATTGATGATGAATGGGGTGAGTCCATTGATGAGAATGAAAAGCCACCTGAGATTTATATTCCGCTTAAACAGTCTTTCTTGAAGGCTTTCAAGTTGATGGATAAAGAATTAAAACTTCATTCAACAATTGATTGTTTCTGCAGTGGGACTACAGCTGTTACTGTGGTAAAACAG GGACAGGATCTTATAATTGGAAATGTTGGAGACTCTAGAGCAATATTGGGGACACGGGATgaagatgataatttggttgCTGTACAATTGACTGTTGACTTGAAGCCCAATCTTCCTA GGGAAGCTGCCAGGATCCAGCAATGCAAAGGAAGGGTTTTTGCTTTGCTGGATGAACCAGAAGTTGCACGCATATGGTTGCCAAACAATGACTCACCTGGCCTGGCTATGGCTAGAGCTTTTGGAGACTTCTGTCTGAAGGATTATGGATTAATTTCTGTTCCAGATATCTCCTATCGCCATCTCACTAGTAAAGATGAGTTTATTGTTCTAGCCACTGATGGG GTTTGGGATGTTCTCTCGAACAAGGAGGCTGTTGATATAGTGGCATCAGCACCAACTCGTGCAAGTGCAGCTAGAGCTCTTGTTGATTGTGCTGTTCGAGCTTGGCGACTTAAATTTCCCACCTCAAAAATTGATGACTGTGCTGTTGTTTGTCTATTTTTGGAGCCACCATCCCCTTCCGATCCATCTCGTGGAAGTGACTTCGAGAATATGCCAACGGAGCAAGCAGAGACAAGGGTCTTGGGTTCAGTAGATGAAGGCAAGGAAAAAAGGCATGGACCAGTCCCTGTTGGAGCTCATACTTTTGTTTCTACATTAGAACATCCATGCGCATTTCGCAATGCTGATGAGATTGTACCAATATCTGAGGAACCTAAGGTAGAAAAGGTGCCAGAAATATGTCAAGCCACAAGAAGCCTTGCTGATTGCATATCCACAACAGAGGAGGAGTGGTCTGCCCTCGAAGGTATTACCAGGGTAAACTCACTTCTACGTCTTCCCAGATTTTTGTCTGGTGATAAGAGGACCACCATTTGGAGAAAATGGTTGTAA